In one window of Brachyhypopomus gauderio isolate BG-103 chromosome 16, BGAUD_0.2, whole genome shotgun sequence DNA:
- the lmo4 gene encoding LIM domain transcription factor LMO4 isoform X1: MTGHFQKSTSHVRVRATELKRCVGCGHEISDQILLFSLDGYWHSRCLKCSCCLAHLAEVGTSCFTKGDMILCRTDYIRLFGKSGVCSACHTSVPAGETVMQAPGHVYHVKCFTCSVCNSRLVPGDHFHCDKGRLFCDQDRPIASETLTDGSYSSPQDNNVTV, translated from the exons ATGACCGGGCATTTTCAAAAAAG CACGTCTCATGTTCGAGTAAGGGCTACCGAGCTGAAACGCTGCGTGGGATGTGGACACGAGATCTCGGACCAGATCCTCCTGTTTTCTCTGGACGGGTACTGGCACAGCCGCTGTCTGAAGTGCTCCTGCTGCCTGGCACACCTGGCAGAGGTCGGGACGTCGTGCTTCACTAAGGGTGACATGATCCTCTGTAGGACAGACTATATCAG ATTGTTTGGTAAGAGTGGAGTGTGCAGTGCATGCCACACCTCCGTCCCAGCTGGTGAAACGGTCATGCAGGCACCAGGTCACGTGTACCATGTCAAG TGTTTTACATGTTCCGTCTGCAATAGCCGCCTCGTGCCTGGTGATCACTTCCACTGTGACAAGGGCAGGTTGTTCTGCGATCAGGACAGACCAATTGCCTCTGAAACTCTCACCGATGGTTCTTATAGTTCACCACAGGACAACAATGTGACTGTTTAG
- the lmo4 gene encoding LIM domain transcription factor LMO4 isoform X2 — protein sequence MTGHFQKSTSHVRVRATELKRCVGCGHEISDQILLFSLDGYWHSRCLKCSCCLAHLAEVGTSCFTKGDMILCRTDYIRLFGKSGVCSACHTSVPAGETVMQAPVFYMFRLQ from the exons ATGACCGGGCATTTTCAAAAAAG CACGTCTCATGTTCGAGTAAGGGCTACCGAGCTGAAACGCTGCGTGGGATGTGGACACGAGATCTCGGACCAGATCCTCCTGTTTTCTCTGGACGGGTACTGGCACAGCCGCTGTCTGAAGTGCTCCTGCTGCCTGGCACACCTGGCAGAGGTCGGGACGTCGTGCTTCACTAAGGGTGACATGATCCTCTGTAGGACAGACTATATCAG ATTGTTTGGTAAGAGTGGAGTGTGCAGTGCATGCCACACCTCCGTCCCAGCTGGTGAAACGGTCATGCAGGCACCAG TGTTTTACATGTTCCGTCTGCAATAG